A portion of the Misgurnus anguillicaudatus chromosome 16, ASM2758022v2, whole genome shotgun sequence genome contains these proteins:
- the cnga2a gene encoding cyclic nucleotide gated channel subunit alpha 2a isoform X1, with amino-acid sequence MTTLLCRIKKMTGRVLVESLDLSAHRLSVKTSAEDESEHADSRGQSICDDTSSELQRMATLDPCRLNSRNSFRGRGALSRFVSMVVTLRDWAHKSLQEEQERPDSFLERFRGPELQIAPSRISINRPDAHDVNNSNKIRKKTDVFILAPADDLYYRWLFVIAAAVLYNWCFVVARACFDELQTRNFILWLVLDYLSDVIYILDTCVRLRTGFLEQGLLVKDLPKLRDSYFHTLQFKLDLVSILPTDLAYIIIGIHVPELRFNRLLRFSRLFEFFDRTETRTSCPNMFRICNLVLYILVIIHWNACIYFAISKSLGFGSDQWVYPNISDPEFGTLTRGYVYCLYWSTLTLTTIGEMPAPVRDEEYLFVVFDFLVGVLIFATIVGNVGSMISSMNATRAEFQARIDAIKHYMQFRKVSKELEARVIKWFDYLWTNKKSIDEQEVLKNLPNKLRAEIALNVHLDTLKKVRIFQDCEAGLLVELVLKLRPQVFSPGDYICRKGDIGKEMYIIKEGRLAVVADDGVTQFAHLTAGSCFGEISILNIKGSKTGNRRTANIRSIGYSDLFCLSKDDLMEAVLEYPDAKKVLEERGRQILLKEGLLEELGAGGMGEEKIEEKVERLEACLEMLQTRFARLLGDYTATQQKLKQRLTALECRTHQSGSGFLSDGNDSTIDGDGTHSEVNIQL; translated from the exons ATGACAACATTACTGTGCAGGATAAAGAAGATGACAGGTCGAGTGTTGGTGGAGAGTTTGGATTTATCAGCTCATAGACTCTCTGTAAAGACATCTGCTGAAGATGAGTCCGAGCACGCAGACAGCCG CGGTCAGTCCATATGTGATGATACATCATCAGAGTTACAGCGAATGGCCACCCTGGATCCCTGTCGACTAAACTCACGAAACTCCTTCAGAGGCAGAGGAGCTCTGTCCAG GTTTGTGAGTATGGTGGTCACTCTTAGAGACTGGGCTCATAAAAGTCTTCAGGAAGAACAGGAAAGGCCGGATTCCTTCTTGGAGCGCTTTCGGGGGCCAGAGCTTCAAATAGCGCCCAGTCGTATAAGCATTAATCGACCTGATGCCCATGATGTGAACAACAGCAACAAAATAAG GAAGAAGACGGATGTTTTCATACTGGCACCTGCTGATGACTTGTACTACCGTTGGTTGTTTGTTATTGCCGCAGCTGTGTTGTACAATTGGTGTTTTGTGGTGGCTAG GGCCTGCTTTGATGAGCTTCAAACCAGAAACTTTATCCTCTGGCTGGTTTTGGATTACCTCTCTGATGTCATCTATATATTAGACACCTGTGTACGATTGAGAACAG GTTTCCTTGAGCAGGGTCTTCTGGTGAAGGACCTCCCCAAGTTAAGAGACAGCTATTTTCATACATTACAGTTCAAACTGGACCTGGTCTCCATATTACCCACAGACCTTGCCTACATCATCATCGGCATTCATGTGCCCGAGCTGCGATTCAATCGACTGTTGCGCTTCTCGCGTCTCTTTGAGTTCTTTGACCGAACCGAGACCCGCACGAGCTGCCCCAACATGTTTCGCATTTGCAACCTGGTGCTCTACATCTTAGTTATCATTCACTGGAATGCCTGCATTTACTTTGCCATCTCAAAGTCTCTGGGATTCGGATCCGACCAATGGGTCTATCCGAACATCTCCGATCCTGAGTTCGGGACGCTCACGCGAGGATACGTCTACTGCCTGTATTGGTCCACCCTCACGTTGACCACTATCGGGGAAATGCCCGCTCCGGTGCGTGACGAGGAGTACCTTTTTGTCGTTTTTGACTTCCTTGTTGGTGTACTCATTTTCGCCACCATCGTCGGTAATGTGGGCTCCATGATATCGAGCATGAATGCCACAAGGGCTGAGTTTCAAGCTCGCATCGATGCCATCAAACATTACATGCAGTTCCGGAAGGTCAGCAAAGAGCTAGAAGCCAGAGTCATCAAATGGTTTGACTACTTGTGGACCAATAAGAAATCGATCGACGAGCAGGAGGTTCTTAAGAACCTGCCCAACAAACTACGCGCAGAGATCGCTCTTAACGTACACTTAGATACTTTAAAGAAGGTCCGGATCTTCCAGGATTGTGAGGCGGGTCTTCTGGTGGAACTGGTCCTCAAGCTGCGGCCACAAGTTTTTAGTCCCGGAGATTACATCTGCAGAAAGGGGGACATCGGAAAAGAGATGTACATCATCAAAGAAGGTCGCCTTGCTGTCGTCGCCGACGATGGGGTGACCCAGTTTGCGCACTTAACGGCCGGCAGCTGCTTCGGAGAGATTAGCATCCTCAACATCAAAGGAAGCAAAACGGGCAACCGTCGCACGGCTAACATCCGTAGCATCGGCTACTCTGACCTGTTTTGCTTGTCGAAGGATGACCTCATGGAGGCCGTATTGGAGTATCCCGATGCCAAGAAGGTTCTGGAGGAGAGGGGAAGGCAGATCCTTTTGAAAGAAGGTCTACTGGAGGAATTGGGAGCTGGTGGAATGGGAGAGGAAAAGATAGAAGAGAAAGTAGAGAGGTTGGAGGCTTGTCTTGAAATGTTACAGACTCGCTTCGCCCGCTTACTAGGTGACTACACTGCAACTCAGCAGAAACTGAAGCAGCGGCTCACGGCTCTGGAGTGCAGGACACATCAGTCCGGTAGTGGCTTTCTCTCAGATGGCAATGACAGCACCATTGATGGTGATGGTACCCACAGTGAGGTCAACATCCAACTCTGA
- the cnga2a gene encoding cyclic nucleotide gated channel subunit alpha 2a isoform X2 — translation MTGRVLVESLDLSAHRLSVKTSAEDESEHADSRGQSICDDTSSELQRMATLDPCRLNSRNSFRGRGALSRFVSMVVTLRDWAHKSLQEEQERPDSFLERFRGPELQIAPSRISINRPDAHDVNNSNKIRKKTDVFILAPADDLYYRWLFVIAAAVLYNWCFVVARACFDELQTRNFILWLVLDYLSDVIYILDTCVRLRTGFLEQGLLVKDLPKLRDSYFHTLQFKLDLVSILPTDLAYIIIGIHVPELRFNRLLRFSRLFEFFDRTETRTSCPNMFRICNLVLYILVIIHWNACIYFAISKSLGFGSDQWVYPNISDPEFGTLTRGYVYCLYWSTLTLTTIGEMPAPVRDEEYLFVVFDFLVGVLIFATIVGNVGSMISSMNATRAEFQARIDAIKHYMQFRKVSKELEARVIKWFDYLWTNKKSIDEQEVLKNLPNKLRAEIALNVHLDTLKKVRIFQDCEAGLLVELVLKLRPQVFSPGDYICRKGDIGKEMYIIKEGRLAVVADDGVTQFAHLTAGSCFGEISILNIKGSKTGNRRTANIRSIGYSDLFCLSKDDLMEAVLEYPDAKKVLEERGRQILLKEGLLEELGAGGMGEEKIEEKVERLEACLEMLQTRFARLLGDYTATQQKLKQRLTALECRTHQSGSGFLSDGNDSTIDGDGTHSEVNIQL, via the exons ATGACAGGTCGAGTGTTGGTGGAGAGTTTGGATTTATCAGCTCATAGACTCTCTGTAAAGACATCTGCTGAAGATGAGTCCGAGCACGCAGACAGCCG CGGTCAGTCCATATGTGATGATACATCATCAGAGTTACAGCGAATGGCCACCCTGGATCCCTGTCGACTAAACTCACGAAACTCCTTCAGAGGCAGAGGAGCTCTGTCCAG GTTTGTGAGTATGGTGGTCACTCTTAGAGACTGGGCTCATAAAAGTCTTCAGGAAGAACAGGAAAGGCCGGATTCCTTCTTGGAGCGCTTTCGGGGGCCAGAGCTTCAAATAGCGCCCAGTCGTATAAGCATTAATCGACCTGATGCCCATGATGTGAACAACAGCAACAAAATAAG GAAGAAGACGGATGTTTTCATACTGGCACCTGCTGATGACTTGTACTACCGTTGGTTGTTTGTTATTGCCGCAGCTGTGTTGTACAATTGGTGTTTTGTGGTGGCTAG GGCCTGCTTTGATGAGCTTCAAACCAGAAACTTTATCCTCTGGCTGGTTTTGGATTACCTCTCTGATGTCATCTATATATTAGACACCTGTGTACGATTGAGAACAG GTTTCCTTGAGCAGGGTCTTCTGGTGAAGGACCTCCCCAAGTTAAGAGACAGCTATTTTCATACATTACAGTTCAAACTGGACCTGGTCTCCATATTACCCACAGACCTTGCCTACATCATCATCGGCATTCATGTGCCCGAGCTGCGATTCAATCGACTGTTGCGCTTCTCGCGTCTCTTTGAGTTCTTTGACCGAACCGAGACCCGCACGAGCTGCCCCAACATGTTTCGCATTTGCAACCTGGTGCTCTACATCTTAGTTATCATTCACTGGAATGCCTGCATTTACTTTGCCATCTCAAAGTCTCTGGGATTCGGATCCGACCAATGGGTCTATCCGAACATCTCCGATCCTGAGTTCGGGACGCTCACGCGAGGATACGTCTACTGCCTGTATTGGTCCACCCTCACGTTGACCACTATCGGGGAAATGCCCGCTCCGGTGCGTGACGAGGAGTACCTTTTTGTCGTTTTTGACTTCCTTGTTGGTGTACTCATTTTCGCCACCATCGTCGGTAATGTGGGCTCCATGATATCGAGCATGAATGCCACAAGGGCTGAGTTTCAAGCTCGCATCGATGCCATCAAACATTACATGCAGTTCCGGAAGGTCAGCAAAGAGCTAGAAGCCAGAGTCATCAAATGGTTTGACTACTTGTGGACCAATAAGAAATCGATCGACGAGCAGGAGGTTCTTAAGAACCTGCCCAACAAACTACGCGCAGAGATCGCTCTTAACGTACACTTAGATACTTTAAAGAAGGTCCGGATCTTCCAGGATTGTGAGGCGGGTCTTCTGGTGGAACTGGTCCTCAAGCTGCGGCCACAAGTTTTTAGTCCCGGAGATTACATCTGCAGAAAGGGGGACATCGGAAAAGAGATGTACATCATCAAAGAAGGTCGCCTTGCTGTCGTCGCCGACGATGGGGTGACCCAGTTTGCGCACTTAACGGCCGGCAGCTGCTTCGGAGAGATTAGCATCCTCAACATCAAAGGAAGCAAAACGGGCAACCGTCGCACGGCTAACATCCGTAGCATCGGCTACTCTGACCTGTTTTGCTTGTCGAAGGATGACCTCATGGAGGCCGTATTGGAGTATCCCGATGCCAAGAAGGTTCTGGAGGAGAGGGGAAGGCAGATCCTTTTGAAAGAAGGTCTACTGGAGGAATTGGGAGCTGGTGGAATGGGAGAGGAAAAGATAGAAGAGAAAGTAGAGAGGTTGGAGGCTTGTCTTGAAATGTTACAGACTCGCTTCGCCCGCTTACTAGGTGACTACACTGCAACTCAGCAGAAACTGAAGCAGCGGCTCACGGCTCTGGAGTGCAGGACACATCAGTCCGGTAGTGGCTTTCTCTCAGATGGCAATGACAGCACCATTGATGGTGATGGTACCCACAGTGAGGTCAACATCCAACTCTGA